TCATATGCCCAAAAGAGTGGTCAATTGACCACTCTTCGTCTGAAAATTACACTGAGTATATTGGTAAAACATTAGGTTTTATaagtatataacatatattgaacactctTTGTCAGAGaagtttttcacttctttcaagtttaaacatttttgagaaaatttctgGCTTCCCACTGGTCGGGAGGTCCACATTAGAGGGTAAAGTACTACCTAACAAAGGAGACGTCTTATGGAGCactcaaatcaaaaatatttggTTAACAATAAAGGAGTACTTACCACTTCACCACAACCGTGGTTGGTGTCATCCCTATTATTTCACATGGAATATTAATAGTCCCCAAACTTCCATTACTTTCTTGACCTTGAGAAGATATATCGACTCAAAGACCTTGTAAAAATACTCAACAGAagtcttccttctttctttcttaaattttatgtACAATCAAATCTGTTCTCATATAATAAAACAGATGAAGTACTATAAACTGATATCTCACGAGTTCTATACCAAATAGAttcataataatcataataacggTACATGGTCATGAATATATATGGAAACCGCCATTCTATAAGCGAATTTTGAAACTTATTATACTTTAAGAATCATTACACTATTAATTTATGTAACTTGAATGTTACTCCATTAGAAATATTAAGAGAAATATAATTAAGGGGTAATAATGACGTTTCAATCACATAGAGGTACACATACATCTATATAAATCTATATGATTTCAGACCTATATCTCTCACACAAATTAGTTTACAGCAAATACAGtcacaaaattcataaaaagaaaaaaagaaagaaaaaagaaaatcaccGAAAATCATGTCGTGGCAAGCATACGTCGATGACCAACTTATGGGCTCGGGCTACCTGTCCGCCGCCGCTATTACCGGCCACGACGGCGGCCTTCGGGCTAAAAGCTCCACTTTTCCTGAGGTCTTCCATTTTCTAATTTCTATCCCCTTATTATGATTTTGTGCATCATCATACTTAATCTTGTAATCAAAGGCTGATTCGGTATTTAAGTTTTATAGGTTCAAATTCATTATGTTTTTAAGTTATGAATTTAAGTTTTATAGGTTTAAACTCATTATGTTTTTAAGTTATGAATTTATATCTACTAATTCCTTACACTTTTAGTGAGTTTTTACACTTTAATTTATACGCCACGCAGAAGGTAATGGATTCAGATGAACATAATGCTTTCAAACTGCATCTGccccttattattattattattattattattattattattattattattattattatgatttaAAGCCCGAATAGAAAAACAGTAATCTATGCATGCAGTCAACTATATAGTAaagttgttttattatttattttttctaattttgcaTGCATGCTTACTCCTTTGTGATATTCATACTTTTAATGTAGTTCACACAATAGGAGATTAAGGCAATTATGGATGGTTTTACCGAACCCGGTTTACTTTATCAAAATGGCGTTCCTCTTGGTGGCACAAAATACTTGGTCGTTGAAGCGACATCAGCTAGCATTTATGGAAAGAAGgtactatatattttatttatattttaagaatCTTGTTGAAATGAAACTGCAAAACTGCAGGGATGCTGCTTTCGGACAGCGGGTTCATGTGAACCTATACTTTCCATGCACACGCAGTTTAAATTTAtgcataaaattatattaaaattacaataaatagtAGATTTGAACCcacaattgtaaaaatataatgggttcagtGCAAATAACGGTAAATATTTGACCCATAGAACTAAAATCTTGTATCCGTTGTTTGAGCAAGTAGTCCCAATTCCTCCATGTGGGATGTACACAGATCGGGTTGCTAGCTTCCCCGGAGGATCAAACCCGTCTGGTGGAACAAGTTTGGTATACGATCTTCCCTTTATCACCAGACTGTGTTTCGATCCAGAATAAATGTATCCAGATATAACAGTGTACTAGTGGATTGTAGACAGGGTTGGCATCTCATGCCGACCCCATCTACATGGGTACTACTGTAGATGGGGACGGCATGAGAAGTACATGCATCAGTATTCATTTTGCCACTCTATTTATTAAAAATGCAGCCCCTTCTATTAATCGTCTATAGAGATCTGAGATTCAGTATTGAATTAAGTGCTCTTTAAGGA
Above is a window of Nicotiana tabacum cultivar K326 chromosome 8, ASM71507v2, whole genome shotgun sequence DNA encoding:
- the LOC107791545 gene encoding profilin-2-like → MSWQAYVDDQLMGSGYLSAAAITGHDGGLRAKSSTFPEEIKAIMDGFTEPGLLYQNGVPLGGTKYLVVEATSASIYGKKGAGGIIIRKTVNTIIIGIYNENVSPGNSAMVVEKLGDYLEENGY